From a single Couchioplanes caeruleus genomic region:
- a CDS encoding MarR family winged helix-turn-helix transcriptional regulator, with product MAEPLDAAQQACWRAYIESSWALQTRLEDDLRAATGLSMADYHVLVVLSEAPGRRLRMGELASRMVFSPSRVTYQITSMIKRGLVRKQSCPADGRGQEAVLTDAGMAALVAAAPLHLATVRDSFIDDLDDTEIAVLADVFSRLGARLRPGAPSASASSGRTSATSSSSGRISRPATTA from the coding sequence ATGGCCGAACCGCTCGACGCCGCACAGCAGGCCTGCTGGCGCGCCTACATCGAGAGCAGCTGGGCGCTGCAGACCCGCCTCGAGGACGACCTGCGCGCGGCCACCGGCCTCAGCATGGCGGACTACCACGTGCTGGTGGTGCTCTCGGAGGCACCGGGACGCCGGCTCCGCATGGGCGAGCTCGCCAGCCGGATGGTCTTCTCGCCCAGCCGCGTCACGTACCAGATCACCTCCATGATCAAGCGCGGCCTGGTCCGCAAACAGAGCTGCCCGGCCGACGGCCGCGGCCAGGAGGCCGTGCTCACCGACGCCGGCATGGCGGCGCTGGTCGCCGCGGCGCCGCTGCACCTGGCCACCGTCCGGGACAGCTTCATCGACGACCTCGACGACACGGAGATCGCCGTCCTCGCGGACGTGTTCTCCCGGCTCGGCGCACGCCTTCGGCCCGGCGCGCCCTCCGCTTCCGCTTCCTCCGGCCGCACCTCCGCCACTTCCTCGTCTTCCGGCCGTATCTCCCGGCCGGCCACCACCGCCTGA
- a CDS encoding HAD-IA family hydrolase, giving the protein MDLTRIEAVLFDMDGTLVDSDAAVERAWRVWAGEHGADPATVLEIAHGAPAERTVRIIRPDLDEAGVTAAAARQLELQYDDLSDVVATPGTAELLAALTLPWAVVTSADVRLAKARLGAAGIAAPVLVTVEDITAGKPDPEGYVRGAELLGVAPSRCLVVEDAEVGVTAGRAAGATVAALKGVDGDIAIRDLHELARLLGL; this is encoded by the coding sequence GTGGATCTGACCCGCATCGAGGCCGTGCTCTTCGACATGGACGGCACTCTCGTCGACTCCGACGCCGCCGTGGAACGGGCCTGGCGGGTCTGGGCCGGCGAGCACGGCGCCGACCCCGCGACGGTGCTGGAGATCGCGCACGGCGCGCCGGCCGAGCGTACGGTCCGCATCATCCGCCCCGATCTGGACGAGGCCGGAGTGACCGCCGCCGCGGCGCGCCAGCTGGAGCTGCAGTACGACGACCTGTCCGACGTCGTGGCCACGCCCGGGACTGCCGAGCTGCTGGCCGCCCTGACGCTGCCCTGGGCGGTCGTGACCAGCGCCGACGTACGCCTCGCGAAGGCCCGGCTCGGCGCTGCCGGGATCGCGGCACCGGTGCTGGTCACGGTCGAGGACATCACTGCCGGCAAGCCCGACCCCGAGGGGTACGTGCGCGGCGCCGAGCTGCTGGGCGTGGCACCGTCGCGGTGCCTGGTGGTCGAGGACGCCGAGGTGGGCGTGACGGCCGGCCGGGCGGCGGGAGCGACCGTGGCGGCGCTCAAGGGAGTGGACGGGGACATCGCGATCCGGGACCTGCACGAACTCGCCCGGCTGCTCGGCCTGTGA
- a CDS encoding nucleotidyltransferase domain-containing protein → MTASEDYARFVQAATADPGVLGLVLTGSHARGTATAHSDHDVVLVAADGHEPRRTATLDVAKSRRDGDPVAARLDEAESTSWLLTTVFALHGRLRPYNKCLRWELETYPLEAPWDATLPERVAADPVSLFPAVARLARERGLGDVLDGWGDDLALLPPLILA, encoded by the coding sequence GTGACAGCGTCCGAGGATTACGCCCGGTTCGTCCAAGCCGCCACCGCCGATCCGGGCGTGCTCGGACTGGTTCTGACCGGCTCGCACGCCCGGGGCACGGCGACCGCCCATTCCGACCACGACGTCGTGCTGGTCGCGGCGGACGGTCATGAGCCACGGCGTACGGCCACACTCGACGTCGCGAAGAGCCGCCGCGACGGAGACCCCGTGGCCGCGCGGCTCGACGAGGCGGAGAGCACGTCGTGGCTGCTGACCACGGTCTTCGCGCTGCACGGGCGGCTGCGGCCGTACAACAAGTGCCTGCGGTGGGAGCTGGAGACGTACCCGCTGGAAGCGCCGTGGGACGCGACTCTGCCCGAGCGCGTGGCCGCCGATCCCGTCTCGCTCTTCCCCGCCGTCGCGCGGCTGGCACGCGAGCGCGGTCTCGGAGACGTCCTGGACGGGTGGGGAGACGACCTCGCGCTGCTGCCTCCACTTATACTCGCTTGA
- a CDS encoding Clp protease N-terminal domain-containing protein, producing the protein MFERFTHAARDVVVRAQAEARDLQQSPIGTQHTLLALLADPDGAIATAPALRDRQVDARFVRAEILRLVGPAPTAPDPLPDSDAEDKAALKAIGIDLDAVRRAIEENFGPGSLRLPRSPAPKRKGVLRRFYGSSGHVPFSPRNKKVLELALREALRLKHNFIAPEHIVLGMVREGSGLAIQILAERGVDLDDLRSDMTRSLKSQAA; encoded by the coding sequence ATGTTCGAGCGATTCACCCACGCCGCCCGGGACGTGGTCGTCCGCGCCCAGGCCGAGGCGCGCGACCTGCAGCAGTCCCCCATCGGGACCCAGCACACCCTGCTGGCGCTGCTCGCCGACCCGGACGGCGCGATCGCCACGGCTCCCGCGCTGCGCGACAGACAAGTGGACGCCCGGTTCGTGCGGGCGGAGATCCTGCGCCTCGTCGGCCCCGCCCCGACGGCACCCGACCCGCTGCCGGACTCCGACGCCGAGGACAAGGCCGCGCTCAAGGCCATCGGCATCGACCTGGACGCCGTACGCCGGGCGATCGAGGAGAACTTCGGCCCCGGATCGCTGCGCCTGCCGCGCTCGCCCGCCCCCAAGCGGAAGGGCGTGCTGCGCCGGTTCTACGGCAGCTCGGGGCACGTGCCGTTCTCGCCTCGCAACAAGAAGGTCCTGGAGCTGGCGCTGCGGGAGGCGCTCCGCCTCAAGCACAACTTCATCGCGCCGGAGCACATCGTGCTGGGCATGGTGCGCGAAGGCAGCGGCCTCGCCATCCAGATCCTCGCCGAGCGCGGCGTCGACCTGGACGACCTGCGGTCCGACATGACGCGTTCGCTGAAGTCGCAGGCCGCCTGA
- a CDS encoding helix-turn-helix domain-containing protein gives MTEATDLAAAAGSADPRVGLRAVVALRRLLEGLEHLQVANARRKGWSWQEIADALEVTRQGVHKKHANRMPMHDPRED, from the coding sequence ATGACCGAAGCAACCGATCTGGCCGCCGCGGCGGGCAGCGCCGACCCCCGGGTCGGGCTGCGCGCGGTCGTGGCGCTGCGCCGCCTCCTGGAGGGCCTCGAGCACCTCCAGGTGGCAAACGCCCGCCGGAAGGGCTGGTCCTGGCAGGAGATCGCCGACGCCCTCGAGGTGACCCGCCAGGGCGTGCACAAGAAGCACGCGAACCGGATGCCGATGCACGATCCACGGGAGGACTGA
- a CDS encoding DUF3072 domain-containing protein yields MAASEQDTGSNTIKDPADWTTGDEPATGAQKSYLNTLASEAHEDVPEELTKAEASERIDDLQEKTGRGR; encoded by the coding sequence ATGGCGGCGAGCGAGCAGGACACCGGATCGAACACGATCAAGGACCCGGCCGACTGGACCACCGGCGACGAGCCGGCCACCGGGGCGCAGAAGTCGTACCTGAACACCCTGGCCTCGGAGGCGCACGAGGACGTGCCGGAGGAACTGACCAAGGCCGAGGCGTCCGAGCGCATCGACGACCTGCAGGAGAAGACCGGCCGCGGCCGGTGA
- a CDS encoding VOC family protein produces the protein MRIRGFAPGTPCWVELASADPARAAEFYARLFGWEPAGDRFKLGGRAVAGLTRARPDRPAGWLTYLTEHNLESSIMRVREAGGRVVAEPAEGHGGRSAVIADPAGAVLGIWEPRGFTGAQVGGEAGTMTFPELLTDDSVAAANFYGQAFGWLLRDEYGSDGTRGEWITTAHDAMAGLAPSRGGSWWRAAFQVADCVETLEDCRAYGGTVVSGAQDMGFGTYAELLDPWGVPFSIAAPAAIPIELTMSYTPNSGMELTFGG, from the coding sequence ATGCGTATACGGGGCTTTGCGCCGGGCACACCCTGCTGGGTCGAGCTGGCCAGTGCCGATCCCGCACGGGCGGCGGAATTCTACGCCCGCCTGTTCGGCTGGGAGCCCGCCGGCGACCGGTTCAAGCTGGGTGGGCGCGCCGTCGCCGGGCTGACCCGGGCCCGCCCCGACCGGCCCGCGGGCTGGCTCACGTACCTGACCGAGCACAACCTCGAGTCGTCGATCATGCGGGTGCGCGAGGCCGGTGGCCGGGTCGTGGCCGAGCCCGCCGAGGGCCACGGCGGGCGCTCCGCCGTCATCGCCGACCCGGCCGGCGCGGTGCTGGGCATCTGGGAGCCGCGCGGCTTCACCGGCGCCCAGGTCGGCGGCGAGGCCGGCACGATGACGTTCCCCGAACTGCTCACCGACGACTCGGTGGCGGCGGCCAACTTCTACGGCCAGGCGTTCGGCTGGCTGCTGCGCGACGAGTACGGCAGCGACGGCACCCGCGGCGAGTGGATCACCACGGCGCACGACGCGATGGCGGGGCTCGCGCCCAGCCGCGGCGGCAGCTGGTGGCGGGCCGCGTTCCAGGTCGCTGACTGCGTGGAGACCCTCGAGGACTGCCGGGCGTACGGCGGCACGGTGGTCTCCGGAGCCCAGGACATGGGCTTCGGCACGTACGCGGAGCTTCTCGACCCGTGGGGTGTGCCGTTCTCGATCGCCGCGCCGGCGGCGATCCCGATCGAGCTCACCATGTCTTACACGCCGAATTCAGGCATGGAGCTGACCTTCGGCGGGTAG
- a CDS encoding cation:proton antiporter, producing MFLPVRGQFPVVQLSDLLFALLGVGALLAGILPRVLERRPLSMPIVFLALGMVLFAVPLGLPDADPLAHPKLTEHLTEVCVIVALMGAGLKIDRPLSRRRWASTWRLLVIAMPVTIAAVALLGWWWAGLVPAAALLLGAALAPTDPVLAADVQVGEPTDEEDSEDEVRFALTSEAGLNDGLAFPFVYAAIAMATAAVTHESWLGDWVLSDVLHKVGVGVAGGLIVGRSLGRLFFRARNKTLRLAHHSEGFLAVAATFLAYGLVEVAGGYGFLAVFIAARGIRSAQRSHEYHQVLHDFAEQIERLLTVLLLLLLGGAVVSGLLAPLTWPAALAGLALVMVVRPLSAFLSLRGAPGHRAEHWVIAWFGVRGIGTFYYLAYATSHAQFPHADVVWATAAFVVLVSVGLHGVAATPVMRLLDRYNERTRTPEEKYSQ from the coding sequence ATGTTTCTGCCCGTACGCGGGCAGTTCCCGGTGGTGCAGCTGTCCGACCTCCTCTTCGCCCTGCTCGGCGTCGGGGCCCTGCTGGCGGGCATCCTGCCCCGGGTCCTCGAGCGCCGCCCGCTGTCCATGCCGATCGTGTTCCTGGCGCTGGGCATGGTGCTCTTCGCCGTACCCCTGGGGTTGCCGGACGCCGATCCCCTCGCCCACCCGAAGCTGACCGAGCACCTCACCGAGGTCTGCGTGATCGTCGCCCTGATGGGCGCGGGCCTGAAGATCGACCGGCCGCTGAGCCGGCGCCGATGGGCCTCGACCTGGCGCCTGCTGGTGATCGCCATGCCGGTGACGATCGCCGCGGTGGCGCTGCTCGGCTGGTGGTGGGCGGGGCTGGTGCCGGCGGCGGCGCTGCTGCTCGGCGCGGCCCTGGCGCCGACCGACCCGGTGCTGGCCGCCGACGTCCAGGTCGGCGAGCCGACCGACGAGGAGGATTCCGAGGACGAGGTGCGGTTCGCGCTCACGTCGGAGGCGGGCCTCAACGACGGGCTGGCCTTCCCTTTCGTGTACGCGGCGATCGCGATGGCCACCGCCGCCGTCACCCACGAGAGCTGGCTCGGCGACTGGGTGCTGAGCGACGTGCTCCACAAGGTCGGCGTCGGGGTGGCCGGCGGCCTGATCGTCGGCAGGTCGCTGGGCCGGCTGTTCTTCCGCGCGCGGAACAAGACGCTGCGCCTCGCCCACCATTCCGAGGGTTTTCTCGCCGTGGCGGCCACGTTTCTGGCGTACGGGCTGGTCGAGGTGGCCGGCGGCTACGGCTTCCTCGCGGTGTTCATCGCAGCCCGGGGCATCCGGTCGGCGCAGCGTTCGCACGAGTACCACCAGGTGCTGCACGACTTCGCCGAGCAGATCGAGCGGCTGCTGACGGTCCTGCTGCTGCTGTTGCTCGGTGGCGCGGTGGTCAGCGGGCTCCTGGCGCCGCTCACCTGGCCGGCCGCGCTCGCCGGCCTGGCGCTCGTGATGGTGGTGCGTCCTCTGTCGGCATTCCTGTCGCTGCGCGGCGCACCGGGCCATCGCGCGGAACACTGGGTGATCGCATGGTTCGGAGTTCGTGGCATCGGCACGTTCTATTACCTGGCGTACGCCACGAGCCACGCACAGTTTCCCCATGCGGATGTCGTATGGGCGACAGCGGCATTCGTCGTCTTGGTGAGCGTGGGGTTGCACGGTGTCGCGGCGACGCCCGTGATGCGGCTTCTGGACCGATACAACGAACGAACCCGCACCCCGGAAGAGAAATACTCTCAGTAA
- a CDS encoding SDR family oxidoreductase — protein sequence MSSRGTNHPRVAVVTGSESGIGRAIAVALAEDGYDVGITRHRDTEHAQRTADEVRKAGRRAEIRSLDLTRLPGAADVVDDLADALGGIGVLVNCAGTGIATPVVDTDWEQWRQVLSVDLDGPFLCAQRAARRMIAAGRGGRIINITSVHETAPRVGAGAYCAAKGGLGLLTKVMAQELGEHGITVNAVAPGEIATAMTGQEDVDPHTQRRPGVPLGRPGDAREIAAVVAFLASPQASYVTGASWPVDGGMLGMGPQAGSHLTSDDWRRP from the coding sequence ATGAGCTCGCGAGGCACCAACCACCCCCGTGTGGCCGTCGTGACCGGTTCCGAGTCGGGAATCGGGCGGGCGATCGCCGTGGCGCTCGCCGAGGACGGGTACGACGTCGGCATCACCCGGCACCGCGACACCGAGCACGCGCAGCGCACCGCCGACGAGGTCCGCAAGGCCGGCCGCCGCGCCGAGATCCGCTCCCTGGACCTGACCCGGCTGCCGGGCGCGGCCGACGTGGTCGACGATCTGGCCGACGCGCTCGGCGGCATCGGGGTGCTGGTCAACTGCGCCGGTACGGGCATCGCCACGCCCGTCGTCGACACGGACTGGGAGCAGTGGCGCCAGGTGCTGTCGGTGGACCTCGACGGGCCGTTCCTGTGCGCCCAGCGCGCCGCCCGTCGCATGATCGCGGCCGGACGCGGCGGCCGGATCATCAACATCACCAGCGTGCACGAGACCGCGCCCCGGGTCGGCGCCGGCGCGTACTGCGCCGCGAAGGGCGGACTCGGCCTGCTGACCAAGGTCATGGCGCAGGAGCTGGGCGAGCACGGCATCACCGTGAACGCCGTCGCGCCCGGCGAGATCGCCACGGCCATGACCGGTCAGGAGGACGTCGACCCGCACACGCAGCGGCGGCCCGGCGTACCGCTCGGGCGCCCGGGTGACGCCCGCGAGATCGCGGCGGTGGTGGCGTTCCTCGCGAGCCCGCAGGCGTCCTATGTGACCGGTGCGTCCTGGCCCGTCGACGGCGGCATGCTCGGCATGGGGCCGCAGGCCGGCAGCCACCTCACCAGCGACGACTGGCGCCGCCCCTGA